From the Natronoarchaeum philippinense genome, the window GCGATGAGCGGCTGATCCCTTACCGCCCGACCCAGCGCAACAGCAACAGCGTGCCTTCATAGAGCAAGACCATCGTCGTGGCGACCAGCAGCGGCGCCATCCCGGTCGGGTCCGGGCTAAAGAGGAAGGCGATACCGAGGAACGCCCCCCAAAAGTACAGCCGGTTGGCCGCCAGCCACGCCCGCGAGGTGATCCCCATCATGATCGCCAGCATGATCAACAGCGGAATCTGGAACACGACCGCGAGCATCCCCATCATCGTCAGGATGAGGTTGAACGTCTCTCGCAGCCCGAACGCGACGTTTGCGGTCACGTCCGAGTAGTACATGAAGTAGGTGAACAGCCCCGGCAGCACGAGGAAATAGGCGAAGGCGATGCCGACGAGTGCGAGAATCAGGCTCGTCGGAACCGCTGCCAGATAGTACCGACGCTCGTTGGGATACAGCCCCGGGCGCATGAACAGATACGTCTCGTACACTGCGACCGGTAGCGCGACCGTCAGCCCCGCGAGACTGGCGAGTTTCAACTCGGTGAGTTTGAGCTCGAGCGGGCCGTAGACGTGGGGCGCGGCCACGTCTTGGTTCGGGAGAACGCCGTACCAGACTGTCGTGATCAGGTTCTCGGCGATCGGGAACGCGACCACCGTCACCACTGAGGCCGCAAACAGCACGACCGCGAGCCGGTTTATCATCTCCTCGACGTGGTCGGCCAGCGGCATCTCCTGATCGTCTGGCGGCTGACCGATACCGACCTCGCCGGTCTCGTCGGCGACACTGCCGGTTCCGGCGACGCCGACGCCAGAGCCGGTGTGGCTGCCGTCGGTTCGGGCGGCGTTCTCCTCGGCAGTGCCGCCGTCGGCGTGCGGCGCGTCCTCCGGTGGTGCGTCCTCGGATTGGTCGGCGTGCCCGGCGCCGGCGTCGGCCGGGTCCGGATGGATCCGGTCGGGCGACGACTCGACGCCGTTCGCCGAGTTGTCGTCGGCATCGACGCCGTTCGCTTCCCGTTGCTCGTCGCCGTCGCTCGCCGTGTGGTCGGTTTCGCTGGGGTCGTGATACGGCCGGTAGGATGTCGGCTCTTCGTCCGCACCCGCCTCGCCCGACGACTCCGCGTCGTCTGTCGTCTCGGCTGGCGGGTCCTGTGGCTCCTCGTCCGGACTGTCGCCTCGGTCCTCGGGGACCGACTCGTCCCTGTCGTCCGGCTGCTCGGCCATCTGATCGAATGTAGGCGCACGACGCATTATAGGCCTTTTTACTGACCCGAAGAGGGCCCG encodes:
- a CDS encoding twin-arginine translocase subunit TatC, with amino-acid sequence MAEQPDDRDESVPEDRGDSPDEEPQDPPAETTDDAESSGEAGADEEPTSYRPYHDPSETDHTASDGDEQREANGVDADDNSANGVESSPDRIHPDPADAGAGHADQSEDAPPEDAPHADGGTAEENAARTDGSHTGSGVGVAGTGSVADETGEVGIGQPPDDQEMPLADHVEEMINRLAVVLFAASVVTVVAFPIAENLITTVWYGVLPNQDVAAPHVYGPLELKLTELKLASLAGLTVALPVAVYETYLFMRPGLYPNERRYYLAAVPTSLILALVGIAFAYFLVLPGLFTYFMYYSDVTANVAFGLRETFNLILTMMGMLAVVFQIPLLIMLAIMMGITSRAWLAANRLYFWGAFLGIAFLFSPDPTGMAPLLVATTMVLLYEGTLLLLRWVGR